In one Neobacillus sp. CF12 genomic region, the following are encoded:
- a CDS encoding sensor histidine kinase produces the protein MRTIKVSLQSKIFGLVLSLGLLLIILMTGFYSYMESKQIEENKGRLALELSKTISFIPTIIDAFQTSDPAKTIQPIAEKIRNETGAEFVVIGNRDGIRYSHPLNTKIGQKMTGGDNERALIKGEYYISKAEGTLGPSIRGKSPIYNHQGEIIGIVSVGYLLEDVNQQILNNLRRVLIVSFFAFLISLLGSMLLGRNIRRDTMGLEPYEIASLYKEKNAVLHAVKEGILAIDKEGYITMMNQQAKRLLQLQGTVRNMKVDGLFPSNYLYEVLRTGNSQSDKEMVWNQKTIIVNSTPIVDENGIKGVVASFRDKTEIEQMLNTISEVKRYSEDLRAQTHEFTNKLYVLMGLLQLGEYNEAIHMIQSETQTLQFQNSVVFNQIKDTKVQAILLGKLGKASEKKINFEIISDSYLEIIPSRVKLTNLIVILGNLIDNAFDAVYKCENPTVRFFATDIGSDIIFEISDNGKGISDVEFPLLFERGYTSKNGNEPRGFGLSNAEEAVLELNGIIEVQSSLESGTVFTVYLPKNLQGDENFG, from the coding sequence CTGAGGACAATCAAAGTTTCCCTACAATCAAAAATATTCGGGCTGGTTCTCTCACTAGGTTTATTGTTAATCATACTAATGACAGGATTCTATAGTTATATGGAAAGTAAACAAATTGAGGAAAATAAGGGAAGGTTGGCATTGGAATTATCGAAAACCATTTCTTTTATCCCCACTATCATTGATGCTTTTCAAACGAGCGACCCTGCTAAAACGATACAGCCTATAGCAGAGAAAATACGAAATGAAACAGGTGCCGAATTTGTAGTCATAGGAAATAGAGATGGCATACGATATTCGCATCCTTTGAACACAAAAATTGGGCAGAAAATGACAGGGGGAGATAATGAAAGAGCCCTGATCAAAGGAGAGTATTATATCTCGAAGGCAGAAGGTACACTCGGACCATCTATTAGAGGAAAGTCCCCTATATATAATCATCAAGGGGAGATTATCGGAATCGTTTCTGTAGGATATCTCCTTGAAGATGTCAATCAGCAAATCCTAAATAATCTCAGAAGAGTGCTCATTGTTTCTTTCTTTGCCTTTTTGATTTCCCTTCTAGGAAGTATGTTACTAGGACGCAATATCCGCAGGGATACAATGGGACTTGAGCCTTATGAAATTGCATCTCTTTATAAAGAGAAAAACGCTGTCCTGCATGCGGTAAAAGAAGGCATCTTAGCAATAGATAAAGAAGGCTACATTACAATGATGAATCAGCAGGCGAAGCGTCTTCTACAGCTTCAGGGAACAGTCAGAAATATGAAAGTGGATGGGCTATTTCCATCTAATTATTTGTATGAGGTATTAAGAACGGGAAACTCTCAATCCGATAAAGAAATGGTCTGGAATCAAAAAACCATCATCGTTAATAGTACTCCCATCGTTGATGAAAATGGTATTAAGGGGGTTGTTGCTTCTTTTCGTGACAAAACAGAAATAGAGCAAATGCTAAATACTATATCCGAAGTAAAAAGATATTCGGAAGATCTTCGTGCCCAAACGCATGAATTTACCAATAAATTATACGTTTTAATGGGTCTGCTTCAACTTGGTGAATATAACGAGGCAATACATATGATCCAAAGCGAAACACAAACACTGCAATTTCAGAATTCAGTCGTTTTTAACCAGATCAAAGATACAAAAGTGCAGGCGATCCTTTTAGGGAAATTAGGAAAAGCATCAGAAAAGAAAATAAATTTTGAGATTATTTCAGACAGCTATTTGGAAATAATACCATCCCGTGTTAAGCTCACCAACTTGATCGTGATCCTTGGAAACTTAATTGATAATGCCTTTGATGCTGTCTATAAATGTGAAAATCCAACAGTTAGGTTTTTCGCGACAGATATCGGGAGTGATATCATTTTTGAGATTTCAGACAATGGTAAGGGAATAAGTGATGTAGAATTTCCGCTTCTTTTTGAAAGAGGTTATACCTCAAAAAATGGCAATGAGCCGAGGGGATTTGGCTTATCAAATGCTGAAGAGGCTGTATTGGAATTGAATGGGATTATCGAGGTGCAAAGCAGCCTTGAAAGTGGAACTGTTTTTACAGTTTATCTACCGAAGAATCTGCAAGGGGATGAGAATTTTGGATAA
- a CDS encoding response regulator has translation MGKRDIELLIIEDDLRIAEIQKRYIEQIEGFQTVGIAASYLEARTLIEILKPDLLLLDVYFPDMNGLDLLKETKQQTKQMDVIMITATKEIKQVQEAISIGVFDYIIKPVVFDRFKQSLLRYKDYHTKVLQLGKENIHVTQQQVDKLLRKEVDGAGNEKSYLPKGIDPLTLEKVMEVLGKVKYGLTAESVAKEIGVSRTTARRYLEHLVSNESIEADLSYGTVGRPERVYIVSSKATKN, from the coding sequence ATGGGGAAAAGGGATATCGAATTGTTAATTATTGAGGATGACTTGAGGATAGCAGAGATTCAAAAACGTTATATTGAACAGATTGAAGGATTTCAAACAGTAGGAATTGCTGCAAGTTATCTTGAGGCTAGAACCTTAATTGAGATCTTGAAGCCGGATTTACTTTTGCTGGATGTATATTTTCCAGACATGAATGGGCTCGACTTACTAAAGGAAACAAAACAGCAAACCAAACAAATGGATGTTATTATGATTACAGCAACAAAAGAAATCAAACAAGTCCAAGAGGCTATTAGTATTGGTGTATTCGATTATATTATCAAACCGGTTGTTTTTGACCGCTTTAAACAATCGTTACTGAGATATAAGGATTATCACACAAAGGTATTACAACTAGGTAAAGAAAACATCCATGTTACACAACAGCAGGTTGACAAGCTGTTACGGAAAGAAGTAGATGGAGCTGGAAACGAAAAGTCTTACCTCCCAAAAGGAATCGACCCACTAACGCTTGAAAAAGTGATGGAGGTTCTCGGGAAGGTTAAATATGGACTAACAGCAGAGAGTGTCGCGAAAGAAATAGGTGTAAGCAGAACCACCGCAAGACGGTACCTTGAACATTTAGTATCTAATGAAAGTATTGAAGCTGATTTATCATACGGTACAGTCGGTCGGCCAGAACGAGTTTATATCGTTTCGAGCAAAGCAACTAAGAATTAA
- a CDS encoding sensor histidine kinase — MRLHSKLMLVILLLIISIGGIFEVTFKNMMETNLKHEIGSKALSVAQSIANMPDIKEAFQAENPAAAIQPIAERIRKQIGAEFIVIGNTNEIRYSHPNPKRLGQKMVGGDNDLVFKGESVISESTGTLGPSLRGKAPIFSQGEVIGVVSVGYLQTDIEKEVSKIQKKIFFTTLLILIGGLLAALLISLNIKKAMFGLEPKEIAWMYQEKHAILESIHEGIVAIDTDGRITVVNETAHKILGVPNETLLRGKRIEEVIENTNLLEVVRNGQAEYDKEILIFGDVFLANRIPIFNKKGYVIGAVASLRNKSELAQLLQELSHVKAYAEGLRAQTHEYSNRLYTLLGLIQLGSYKEAIDFISKEVDVTQGFIQFLMKEIPDPIIAGFILGKVSLASELKVNFIIDRESSFKDIPYEISRDLLVTVIGNLVNNAFEAVIENNTGEKRVSLFLTDLGKELIIEVEDNGKGIDSNYNGQIFKEGFTTKDKNSNAGIGLSLVQNAINSLGGYVTFSSNVGEGTIFTVAIPKSIGDVNDGEKGYRIVNY, encoded by the coding sequence GTGCGTTTACATTCGAAATTAATGCTAGTTATTCTTCTTCTTATTATCTCAATCGGAGGTATTTTTGAGGTTACTTTTAAAAATATGATGGAAACCAATCTTAAACATGAAATAGGTTCTAAAGCCTTATCTGTAGCCCAATCGATTGCAAATATGCCAGATATCAAGGAGGCATTTCAAGCGGAAAATCCTGCGGCTGCTATCCAGCCGATCGCAGAAAGAATTCGTAAACAGATTGGGGCAGAATTTATTGTTATCGGGAATACGAATGAAATCCGATATTCGCATCCCAATCCGAAACGATTAGGACAAAAAATGGTGGGGGGAGATAATGATCTTGTTTTTAAAGGAGAATCTGTCATTTCAGAATCTACCGGAACTCTAGGTCCGTCTCTACGGGGAAAAGCGCCTATCTTTAGCCAGGGAGAAGTTATTGGGGTTGTTTCTGTCGGTTATCTCCAAACGGATATTGAAAAGGAAGTTTCAAAAATACAGAAAAAAATCTTTTTTACTACACTGCTTATTTTAATAGGGGGATTACTAGCGGCATTACTAATCTCTTTAAATATTAAAAAAGCGATGTTTGGACTAGAACCAAAAGAAATTGCCTGGATGTACCAAGAGAAACATGCCATTTTAGAGTCTATTCATGAAGGGATTGTTGCAATCGATACCGATGGACGGATCACCGTAGTGAATGAAACAGCTCATAAAATTTTAGGGGTACCAAATGAGACACTGCTCCGTGGAAAAAGAATTGAAGAGGTCATAGAAAATACCAATCTTCTTGAAGTAGTTCGAAATGGACAGGCAGAATATGATAAGGAAATTTTGATATTTGGGGACGTTTTTTTGGCAAATCGTATTCCGATTTTTAATAAGAAAGGTTATGTGATTGGGGCTGTCGCGAGTTTGCGTAATAAGTCAGAGCTTGCCCAGTTATTACAGGAATTATCCCATGTTAAAGCATATGCAGAAGGATTACGTGCTCAAACCCACGAATATTCCAATCGTCTTTATACCCTTCTAGGCTTGATTCAACTGGGGTCTTATAAAGAAGCCATTGATTTTATCTCAAAAGAAGTGGATGTCACTCAAGGATTCATTCAATTTTTAATGAAGGAAATACCCGATCCTATAATTGCAGGATTTATATTAGGAAAGGTAAGTCTAGCAAGCGAATTAAAAGTTAATTTTATAATAGATAGAGAGAGCAGCTTTAAAGATATCCCATATGAAATCAGCAGAGATTTATTAGTAACCGTTATTGGCAACCTTGTTAATAATGCTTTTGAAGCTGTAATAGAAAATAATACTGGGGAAAAAAGAGTATCTCTATTTTTGACCGACCTTGGTAAAGAGTTAATTATTGAAGTAGAAGATAATGGAAAAGGAATAGATAGTAATTATAACGGCCAGATATTTAAAGAAGGCTTTACCACAAAGGACAAGAACAGTAATGCCGGAATTGGACTGAGTCTAGTTCAAAATGCAATTAATAGTTTAGGTGGATATGTCACATTTTCATCTAATGTGGGAGAAGGTACGATTTTCACTGTGGCGATTCCAAAAAGCATAGGGGATGTGAACGATGGGGAAAAGGGATATCGAATTGTTAATTATTGA
- a CDS encoding tripartite tricarboxylate transporter permease, which translates to MSTLDYLFQGLGTALIWYNIIFAFVGVLIGTAVGVLPGIGPMSGVALLIPVTASITGGLPPEQAATSALILLAGVYYGAMYGGSTTSILLNTPGESSSVVTTLDGYQMAIKGRAGSALSIAAIGSFVAGIFTLVALIALAKPLSAVALKFGPAEYFSLMLLGLGAVSGLAGKSVTKALIMTVFGLLLGTIGIDNVSGIARFTFNVPWLYQGIEFLTIAVGLFAVGEVFKTILEKEEEDNEIAKINNLLPSKAELKESAGPIARGSILGFFIGILPGAGATLASFFSYILEKKISKTPSKFGTGTIAGVAAPESANNAASGGAMIPLLTLGIPGSGTTAILMGALMMYNVQPGPLLFEDHPQVAWGLIASMFIGNIMLLILNLPLVKVFAKIIQTPKQFLIPMIIAISIFGVYAVQVSTNDLLLLLVCGLLGYFLSKNDYPIAPLVLGLVLGPMVENNLRRALTISNGDFSVFFTRPISLVFLIITFLWLLIPFLMKKRGKEVIINIEG; encoded by the coding sequence ATGAGTACACTCGATTATTTATTTCAGGGATTGGGAACAGCACTTATTTGGTATAATATCATTTTTGCTTTTGTTGGGGTCCTAATAGGGACCGCTGTTGGTGTACTTCCTGGAATTGGACCGATGAGTGGGGTAGCCCTTCTCATTCCAGTAACGGCTTCTATTACAGGCGGCCTCCCGCCAGAACAGGCAGCAACGAGCGCGCTCATTTTGCTTGCTGGAGTCTATTATGGAGCGATGTATGGCGGCTCTACCACTTCCATTCTATTAAATACTCCAGGAGAATCCTCCTCTGTCGTTACGACATTGGACGGTTACCAGATGGCCATAAAAGGAAGAGCAGGAAGTGCCTTATCCATTGCGGCAATCGGTTCTTTTGTGGCGGGCATTTTTACCCTTGTGGCATTGATTGCATTAGCAAAACCATTATCAGCAGTAGCGCTGAAATTTGGGCCGGCAGAATATTTTTCCTTAATGCTATTAGGGCTGGGGGCTGTCAGTGGTTTAGCTGGAAAATCGGTAACAAAAGCATTAATTATGACTGTTTTCGGTTTATTACTTGGTACGATTGGAATCGACAACGTATCTGGTATTGCCAGATTTACCTTTAATGTTCCATGGTTGTATCAGGGAATTGAGTTTTTAACGATTGCTGTTGGGTTGTTTGCAGTTGGTGAGGTTTTTAAGACCATTTTGGAAAAAGAAGAGGAAGATAACGAGATTGCAAAGATAAATAATTTACTTCCATCAAAAGCTGAACTAAAAGAATCTGCAGGACCAATTGCCCGAGGTTCGATCTTAGGTTTCTTTATAGGAATTTTACCGGGCGCGGGAGCGACTCTTGCTTCTTTCTTTTCCTATATTCTTGAAAAAAAGATTTCAAAAACGCCTTCAAAGTTTGGAACAGGAACGATTGCAGGGGTTGCGGCACCAGAATCAGCGAATAACGCGGCATCAGGGGGAGCGATGATCCCATTATTAACATTAGGTATTCCTGGTTCAGGGACTACGGCTATTTTAATGGGAGCCCTGATGATGTATAACGTCCAGCCGGGGCCGTTATTATTTGAAGATCATCCTCAAGTAGCTTGGGGACTGATTGCCAGTATGTTTATCGGGAACATCATGCTTTTAATTTTAAATCTCCCGCTAGTTAAAGTGTTTGCGAAAATTATTCAAACACCAAAACAATTCTTGATACCTATGATTATAGCCATCTCGATTTTTGGTGTGTATGCGGTCCAAGTATCAACGAACGATCTTTTACTTTTATTGGTATGTGGACTCCTTGGCTATTTCTTAAGCAAAAACGATTATCCAATCGCACCGCTAGTTCTTGGGTTGGTATTAGGCCCCATGGTTGAGAATAATTTACGAAGAGCTTTAACAATATCTAATGGAGATTTTAGTGTATTTTTTACCCGACCAATTTCACTTGTCTTTCTTATCATTACTTTCCTTTGGCTGCTAATTCCGTTCTTAATGAAAAAAAGAGGGAAAGAAGTAATTATTAATATTGAAGGATAA
- a CDS encoding tripartite tricarboxylate transporter TctB family protein gives MALKFDHIASVLFLAVGVLFIIGSKSLGSSSYGSAVGPDIFPLILGSALVLLSIRLFYETFITKNQQGSNEKLQYKPFIIIFSGTLVYILTLETIGYVISTFLFLFVCFQTMERSKVILSLIISACFSGLVYFLYVEVLKGTLPDWPIWFL, from the coding sequence ATGGCATTAAAATTCGATCACATTGCATCTGTATTGTTTCTTGCTGTAGGTGTTCTTTTTATCATTGGGAGTAAGAGTCTTGGAAGTTCTTCCTATGGAAGTGCAGTTGGTCCTGACATATTTCCATTGATTCTTGGCAGTGCACTTGTTTTATTAAGTATCCGATTATTTTATGAAACATTCATCACGAAGAATCAACAGGGATCGAATGAAAAATTGCAGTACAAGCCTTTCATAATCATTTTTTCGGGTACCTTGGTTTATATTTTAACGTTGGAAACGATAGGGTATGTCATCTCTACATTTCTATTTTTATTTGTTTGTTTTCAAACGATGGAACGTTCAAAAGTGATTTTATCCCTTATCATCTCTGCTTGTTTTTCAGGACTTGTTTATTTTTTATATGTAGAGGTTTTAAAAGGTACTCTGCCAGACTGGCCAATTTGGTTTTTATAG